The Candidatus Bathyarchaeota archaeon sequence GATAAGCTGCAAACCCTTCGTCTGGCCTCCTGAAAGTTTCTCCGGATTAGGGATCTCAAAGTCGCCGTCCCCGGGGGTGTAGTTTATGAGGCCCGCAGCGGTCGCTCTCCTGAGGGAAAGCTCGGCCTCCGCACAGGTGGGAATGACATGATAACCAGCATCTCTGAGAGACTGCACGTTTTCCTCAGCTGGCCCCTTATCTGCCTTGTTTGCTGCCACGATAAGGGGCTTCGAGGCCTTCCTGAGACCTGAGGCGAATGCGGTAATTTCGTTGTGGCTCCAACTCAAAGCGTCATTAGCATTTAGCCCCCGTTCCTCCACGGCCTTCGCGATGTGAAACCTGTTCATCCCTAGGCCAGTGAGTTTTTCCTCTAGATGGCGCCCGATCTCCTCTCGAGCAGCCTGAGCAGTCCTCGCTACCCTCTCCCAGTCTTTCCTAAGGATCCTCGTGAGCCAGAGGTCGAACTCCGCCTCAAGCATCCGCACATCCTCGATGGGGTCGTGGGTACCCGGAAGAATCGATTGGCCGTTATCGTCCGTCTCCCCAGCTGCATCCACAACCACTATGAGGGCATCAGCCCTCCTCACCTCATCGAGGAACTGGTTCCCCAGTCCCTTGCCCTGATGAGCTCCCCTGATAAGACCCGGGCAGTCGATGAGATCGACGGGTATAAGGCGGACCCCGTCGACGCAAGCGGAGTTAACCGGCTCGTCCTTGACTCCGAACTCATTGCATACACATGGCGAATGGAGGTATCCGACCCCCTTATTGGCCTTGATGGTAGTGAATGGGAAGCCTGCGATATCCACTGCCTTCAGGGTAGCAGCTGCAAAGAACGTGCTCTTGCCGACATTCGCCTTACCAACAAGCCCAACGATACCAGCCAACTGAATCAACTAAATAATGGAGCCTGGGGCTTAAACCTCTTGTCCTAAGATCTCAATTCGCCCGGTTCCTGACTGTTAAAAAATATCTTTTGACGTAAACCTAAGAAATCTATTCAGCGGGTGTTTCTGTGATAAAATCCCTTCTGTTTATACTTGCCAAAACTCCTAATGCCTTTCTCTTCTAGTTGTATTACAAGCTTCTCCGCAATCTCTGGGGAGACCTTTCCTTGTTTTGACATGTAATCAATGATCTGGGTCACCTGCTCGGGGATTTTACAACGGCGAATGAAATCGATGATATCGGGATCGTATCCTTCCCATTTTCGATTCACTTGGGGGAATCTTTTCGGTCCGATCGGTTCATTCTTTTGATCTGCTACGCTCTTCCCGTTCACGAGCTCATAGGCAAGGTGAGGAAAGAGCTCCCTGAACTTCTTCTTTTCCATTGGTTTCACTGAGAAAGTGGAATGAGGCAATATAAATTTGATTGACTAACTTTCCATGTCATTCCGGAGAACACATTCACCTTTCTTCAGAAAATAACCTGAAGGCACATCTTCGTCCACAATAAGACCCGGTGCCACCCAAGCTTCAGAACCTACCTTGATTCCTGGGAGGAGGCTTACATTGATCCCAGTCTGAGAGCTGTCACCCACCACGACTCCAAACTTACGGCATCCTGAGTTGACTCTGCTCCCTTTGAGGTTCATTTTGATGTACTTTTTGTCAAATCTGATATTGGCGGTAATGGTTCCGGCTCCGAAGTTGCAGCCTGCCCCAATTACACTGTCCCCGAAATACGAGAGATGCGCGATATGACTGCTATCCATGACTATGCTGTTCTTAATCTCACAAGCGTTCCCAATTCTGACGCCTGAGCCAATGCTAGTGTATGATCGAATGTAGCAGTTTGGTCCGATATCGCTACAAGCGCCGATGTATATCGGCCCCTCTAGGTACGTTCCAGACCTGATCCTAGTGCCTTTTCCAATGTGGACTGGACCATATATACTAACGTTTTCCTCTATATCCCCACTAACGGAGGAGACTAATCCGTTGAGCGCTCTTGCATTAGCTTCAAGGAGATCCCAAGGATGGCCGACGTCCATCCATCCATTCGCCGGGAGTATTGCGGCCTTTACGTTAGCACCGGACTCGATCAGCAAACCTATCGAGTCCGTTACCTCATATTCTCCTCGGGAGGAGATTCCCGTATCTCGAATATGATCGAAAATTTCGGAATTAAACAGATAGATCCCTGTATTGGCGAGTTTGCTGCTAGTCTCACCTTGCTGGGGCTTCTCCAATAGTCTTATGACATAGTCTCCATCAAGTTCCACGGCAGCAAGCCTCGACGGATCATCTATGGGGATGACACCTAACGTCGTTTCTCCTGTCTCATGGGCATCTAGTACGGCTTTGAAACTTTCGACTGCAATAAATCCGTCACCGTAGAACCCAATGAACTCATCATCACCAACAAAGTCCTTCCCCAAGGCGAAGGCGTGAGCCGTCCCCTTTACCTCATCCTGGTGGGCAAAGTTAATTGAGATTCCGAGCCTTGAGCCGTCACCTAGCTGATCCTTGATCTTATCCTCCATGTAGTGAGTCACGATTAGCGCCTCATTGATCCCCACCTCGGATAGGCCTCTGAGGGACCATTCTAGGAGGGGCAAACCACCGACTGGGAGTAATTGTTTTGGTCTTGTCTCAGTAAGTGGCCTCAAACGCTCCCCCCTCCCGGCCGCTAAAATAACAGCTTTCATTTTAATCCACCTAAAACCAATTGGACAAATTTTTTACTGGTCTCAAGAAGTCCTTTAGCCCGCTCTTCGTCATGGGCCTCAACAGTTATTCGTATGAAAGGCTCTGTGCCGGAGGGTCTAATCAACACCCATCCGTCTTCAAGCTGAAAGCGAACTCCGTCCACCTTGGAGATGTTCGTCACTTCTCCAAACTCTGTTTCAATGTTTGATATTGAGTCCATAGCTGCTTGCTTCTTCAAGTTTTGGCAAGACACCTTCGCCCTATAGATGGGGTACGCTGGGATACCTGAAACGAACTGAGATAGAGTCTTCTCTTCAGAGTCCAAGGCCTGTATCAGCCTTATTGCCGACAGGATACCGTCGGGGCAAAAATGGACATCTGGATGGATCCAAGCCCCAATAGGTTCACCGCCGAAGATTGCCCCCGTTTCCAGCATCGCTTCTGTGACATGTACATCCCCTACTTTCGTCCTGATGACGCTACCCTCGGCCTCTTCTACAGCCTCTTCGACAGACATTGATGCACCTACGTGGGTTACCACGGTCCCACCACCGTTGGCCCTCACTATATATCCGGCGTACGCAGCGAGGACTCTATCAGGACTCGGGGTTACACCATTCTCATCGACTGGAATCATACGGTCCCCATCACCATCAAAACCAAAGCCGATCTCAGCCCCGGAGTCTCTAATCATTTTTCCGAGCCTTTCGAGGGATTCCTTGTTCGGCTCGGGGTTACCAGCAGGAAAATACCCGTCGGGTTGAGCGTTTATCATTATAGTCTGACTACCGAGCTCCTCGAATAGATCCTTTGCGATGGTTGTAGTCGCCCCGTTGAATAGGTCACATATGATTCGCCTCTCCAGGGGGGCCTCGATAAGATTGGAGATCGCCTCTATGTAGAGCCTCTTCAGATCCATCGCCTCAACATGCCCCACACGGTTCCATTCTGAGGTCGTGAACTCTCCCTTTTGGACGAGCTCCTCTAGCCTCTCCTGTTTCTTCATTGTATAGGCCATCCCAGTGGAGTCAAAGATCTTGAGCCCGTTATATTGCGGGGGGTTATGGCTGGCGGTGATGGATACGCCGGCCTCAGCCTGCATTTCCCTCGTGAGCCAAGCCACCACAGGGGTGGGTATAACACCTAAAGTACCTACGACTAATCCGGAGGATACGAAACCCGAAGAGAGGGCTAGCTCGATCATCTCTCCTGAGAGCCTCGTGTCTTTCCCAATGAGGACAGCCCCACCCTCAAACATCGATGCTATGGCGGTGCCGACTTTCTGGACCAATAATGGAGTAATATCCACATTTGCTATGCCCCTAATTCCTGAAGAGCCGAATAGTTTTATCGATAACGCCTCCTAGGAACGAACTTTCGAAGGGGGTCTGTATTCATAAGCTTTTCCAGCCCAAGGAGGCGTATACCCTTTTTAACATCGCCATATACTTCGCATCGGACATCAAGGCCCTTTTCCTCAATAGGTCTACCGACGACTTCTCCCTCGATATCTTCCTTCAAGCGGACCAGAATATGGGTTGACCTTGAAATCGCTCTCCCACCCATGACTACTTTCTCATTAAATCCAGTCACGTTATACCCAGAATCTTCTAAAAGTCTCTTGACTTCAACGAGGTCATTCGAGTAGACGTCGATGTCGATGTCGCTACCTTTACGGGCTGTTCCCCTCCAGACGCTACCCCTCAATACAGGGTTAACATCAGAGAGGACTCTCATAAGCCTGAGGGCGAGTCGCCTCATCGTGATTATAAGTTCCATACGGGTTTTCCCCTCCAGCTCCTCCGCTAGGAGATCTAATTCTGTTGCAACCTCGTGGTTACTGGGCATAATTTTGACGCCTAAGCTCCGAGCTGCCCGCTCCTTGGCGTGAACGTACTCCTCGGAGGCCTTTGTATAGAGGAGGCGGGCGGCCTCGCGGGCTACTTCTCGTCTCGGATCCAAAGACAAGTCTAGTGATAGAAACAGTTCTTAGAATTTAAACTCGGGGGCTATGATGGCATCCCAAGAAGCTCAGATTTCCTGACCCCAATGTGCCTTATGGCGGTTACCTTCCGGGCCTCGTTGTAGACATCCGAAGCAAGCTTCCCTAACACCACTTCATGAACTATCTGACCGAAATCGAGGGTCTTGATCTTTTCATTAACCACGTCTCGCATTATGTCCCTAATCGCTTTCTCCTTAGAAGTCTGTATTCTGGTATTAGTTAGCGCGGTAATGACTAATTTTAGTCTATATCCATCGATCGTGTCAACCCTAAAGAACCCGTCCACCTTAGTGCTCCTCCTCCGGACTAAGCTTCTAAGATAGTCCCTGAGATACTCGTGGCCCTTGAAGACAGTCTGAGCCGTGTTTTCCTCGATCCCGATGATCTGGAAGTACATCTTTAGGTACTCCTGAGAAAAGTCTCCCGTGATCGCTGCAAGAGTCGTGTTATATACTCTGCCCATGATTTTTGAGGGATCTCCGGAGGGGGTCTCACCTACCTTGGTCTCGCCAAAGTAGCGAGGAAGGTAAATGTTATACCACTCTTTCCTCCTCCACTTATCCCTGACTGCTCTAGACAAGTTTCAAAGTCTCTCCTTGGGTCGTTGTCCTCCAAAGAGCCCCCGGTAATTTATATGTTTCTCCAAGGGACATAGGCGGGTTTAATCATAAGCTACACATGGAAATGGTATATGGAAAAACGCCTCGATCTAAGGGGTTCTTTTGAGCCTCATGCCTCAATATTTTTTGGTCCCTTAAAGATGGGACATTCTTAACAAGCATGAATCAATAATTGGCCATTACTGTGTTATTCAGGTTCAATTTTTGGGGTTTTCGGGAAACATAAGGATATTATGAAATAAGATCAATTTTAGCTCTGTAGCACGGATAAAAGCATAAACGGAAAAGCACAAAGCGGAACCCCTTGCAAGAGGGGAATAAGCGGCGGGCGAGGCTCGGGTTAGCCTGGGACCATCCGGATGTGTGCAAAGGCGTGGGTGCTCGCGGCCGAGAGGATCTTAATACGCGCGCAAGCGCGGAAGGCCTGAGCTCCGTGCTACACATTCTAAAGACTCTCCTCTTTTGCAACTTTTTCAGTCTATTTCGTGTAATGCTTTCTCCGCTGCTTGAATGCAGGAAAGGAGATCGTCAAGGGTAGCGATGAGAGTTATTATTGCATCGGCTTTGATGGTGATTTCAAGCGTGGCGCCTTCAGTAATGGTTTTGAGTGTAACACCCAAAGGGCTCTCCTGATTATCGGGCATTGTAGCTTGTCGAATGGATGAAGCCGTCTCGGGGTCCTTGTAGGGGAGGGTTATCTTGACCCGGGTCTCAGGCTTGAAACTGTTCTCCGACAAGTACGTCCACCCTTTGGAGGAACTCCTCTTGGTCTGCCTCGGGGAGGAAGGCACCGGCAGCGATGTTATGGCCTCCACCTCGTCCCTCATGGGGTTCGGCGGCTTTCATCATGACCTCCCCTAGATCTAGACCGAGTTTAGCCATGTCGTCGGTAGCTCTCGCAGAGACCTTTATAAGATCTCCGTCAGCTCTTGCGGAGGAGATGATTGGTTTGTATTTCTTGAGGATGCCTGTGGAGAGGAGGATGGATGAGACGACCCCGATGATGCGCTCGTCTATGTCGTTGTCGGCAACGAGAGTGTATATGTGTGTCCTTTCCTCGATACGGTCTGCTTGGCGGACCCAGTTGAGGTACTTACCAATCTTGTGGCGATACCCCTTTAGGATCTCAGCAGCATCTTTAAGGGCGTCATTGCGATCACCCATGCAGATGCTGAGACCTATGCTGGGGTGCCCCATGCGGGCGCAGGCATTGAGAAGGGAGGCGAACTCGCGGCCGTCTCTGACGGCAGTCCAGGGCTCCTCGCCTTTGAAGGTGTAGATGGTGCCAACGAGGTCGTGTACAGCATTGGCATCGCATCCCTCGTAGACCATGTGCTTGGTGATGGCTGAGAATAGGGTGCGCTTCTCCTCCTCAGAGAGGTCCCTAAGAGCCCTCCACCGGCCCTTGTTCTTAAGCTCAATGCCGGCCTCTTTGAGGAGAGCGAGGCATCTATCCTCCCGCCCGCTGAGGCCGGGGATAAAGGGGATCGTGGTGTAGGCGCACGCCCGAGCCAAGGGTCTTGTCTCGTGACCATAGAAGATGAGGTCGTTGTGAGTCTCAACCAGGTCGAGGCGTTTAGCGTCGGACTCGATGACCGTATTCATTCCCAGAAAGGACTTTTTCTCCCCCTTATCTTGTCGGTCAGCAAGGGCACCTACAATACCAAGAGGGCTCAGGTCAGCGTTCTTGTTATCCACTAATTTGGCTAGAAAGTAACTGACTCCTGCACCGCTTATCCCCTGCGCTCCGTCTAGGCCGTGGAGTAGGGGATTGATGTGGATAATATTAGGGGCCTCAATCTCTACGGGGAGGTGGTGGTCAAGAACAATTATCTGGGACTCCTTGAGATGCTCCTCAAACATGTCGAGGTAGGCTCCGCCTAGATCTGAGAATAGAACTAGCGGGGGTTTCTCAGCTGCGACGGATCGAACCATATTCTCGTCGACCCGCTTCTCGCAGGTAGTCTTGAATCTAGCGCTGAGGCGTCTAGCAAGCTGGCTGAGGATTCCCCCTGCAGCGACACCATCGGCGTCGTTATGGGTCACTATACGGATGGGATCACCTCGTATGACGTGGTAGTTGAGGGTCTCCACTGCTGGCTTATATGAGTTGAGAAAAGCGGTCTGGGAGGCTATGGGTTTCCCCCTCAGATGGTTACGATCTCGTCCCTATGACGCCAGTCCTCCGGCAACATTCCCCGTTTTTTGTAATAACGGGTGAGGGCATAGATCTTGGACTCCGTGTTCTGGAGGCCCCGTTTATTGCTGAAGTCTTTGCGGTTCCTGTCTAAATGCCGCCTCAGCTTTGTGGATCTGACCATGAGGTTGTAGAGGTCCTCGGGTATCCTAGGTGCGAGCTCGGCCTCCTGGAGAACACGATGGATCCCGTAGCCCACGATTGACTTTACTAAGGGGATGCCATACTTGTCTCTGAGGATGTTGCCGATCTCGCTCTGGGGTTTGCCCTCTCGGGCAAGGTTGATGATTAGTGCCTTGACCTCGTCCGGCTGGTAGATCACCCAGTTAGGGGGTCTTTTGGAAACGGGTCTCGTGGAGCGGGATCTACCCCTCATATATGCGTTTTTGCCGACCATTGTAAACATCCTGTATTTAGTGTTTATCTGATTGCCCTACTTCAAATGACTCGTTTGTTTTTAAACATTGCTTTCCTGGTCAATGTTTATAGCAAGATAATTTTCCTCCGACTGATCTTATGCGCTTCTCAGGGGAAAAGAAAAAGTAGTGAGAATATTTTGAAATAAATGAGTTCTGAGATTATTTTATTGAGGGCACTCTAGCGTGAACCAACTATTTGGAATAAAACCTAGTTTCAAATACTTTCTGAGTAACTCCTACTGACCACGCACACACCGTAAAGCTTCTGGGAGGCGTTAGAGCCCGTGGGTACGCGCCATCTCTATTTATACCCAACTAAAGATTAGAGAAAAGAACAATACCTGAAGAACATCCAAGCAACCATACATCTTCATTTCCTTTGTTCACATCTCTCTCAGAACACACTCTTTCAAAACAACCAAATCAAAAACACAACTCCATACCCCCCCTCCATAAATCACCAGGAAATATGGCGTTTTGACCCGCTTCAGGGAGTCACAGAAATAAATCGAGGTGTAGGATTGGGTAAAGAGTCAATTATTTCGTTCTTCAACGGAGAAGAGAACGGCGTTGGGTCTGTGTCTAGGGTTCCCACTCGAAACGAGATGGAGATCGCATTATGGAAAATTGCTATGGATTCACGGAGGAGATGGAAGAGCCAGAAAACCCCTATCGGGACCAAACAGAAAGAGAAACGAATCGAGATAAACGCCTTGAAGACTCTGGGAGCGGTTAAGAAAGACTCGGAAATCTCGGACCTCCTCGAGCGTGTTGAGGCGTTGGAGACTTCTCTCGGATGAGAAGGGGGGACGAGATAAAGTCTCTTTGAGGTTTTGAGGCATCCGCTATATGGAAGTCTAGGGCATCTGCGTGTGCGTGAGTCTGGCATGGAGTTTGGTCTGACTCTCTGACGAATTGGGATTCGGAGACAATGGGTCAGCGTCTGGAGTGGTGAGCATGACTCCAAAAAGACTGGAGTCACGTATCAGAGTTTTAGAGAGGTCCGTCAGAGTTGGCGATTCCAAGTGCATTATCTGTGATCCAACGGCACTTACTACAAGGATGAGTCCGGGGCGGTCAGGCGGCTTTCTGAGATTGAGGGGCAGTTCATAGACGTGATGATGTATGACTGGAACTCGCCGAGTTGGAGCGAGGGCAGGAAAGAGCAAGCAAAGTGAGAGCGCGCGGAATGAAACGTAGATATTGTATTCTCGATTGACGGGTCTTTTATGCTCTAGTATCGTGATTTATCTGAGTTGAAGCTTTCCCCGATGTATAACCTCGCCGCGCTGCATCCGAAGCTAGCTAAGGAGTGGCACCTGACCAGGAACGGGGATTTGACTCTATATCAAGTCACTCCAGGAAGCAGCAGAAAGGTCTGGTGGAGATGCAGTCAAGAGCATGAATGGGAAGCAGCTATTAATAGCAGGACAAGTGGAAATGGTTGTCCGGAATGCTACAAGGAGGATCGATGCGGAATATATAGAAAGGCGCGCGCGCACTACGAAATCTGAATAGGGCAGTCTTTTTTTTCTTCTATGTATCAAATAAACGACTCAGGTCATGGTTTTTTGACACCAAATAGTTCATTGTTCAAACCAAGGAGGTCTGGCTTGCTCGTACGAGTGATGTATCACTAATCCTTATCTAGCGACCCTCAAAAGCAAGCTAAGCAACTGGTGAAGATACAAGGGAGCTAAGCTAAGCCCTAGTTGTGATTTGAAGCGTTCCCAACTCTTTGTGCGCGACTATATATCTGCTGGTCAATAGTATGATTATCGTCTTTTGCGATTTTTTCAGGGGTACGATAAGTTGATTTAGATAATGTCCGCGTCCGCCAAAATGTATAGCTAAGAAAAAATCGGATTACTTCAAAAGGTATTTAAAAATCACTATTTTCAATTATATAGTAAAATTCAATTAGATAGTAAAAATGAAACAAGACGAAAAATCATTACAATCTCATCGCTCAATGTAACTTTCGAGACACGTCCTTCAGGCTCTCTCCAAGAAACAGGTAGCTCCCTGACCGATAAACCAGCCCTAATAGCTTTGATAATAAGCTCAGTATCAAAAAAATAAACCGAATCCTCAACAGAGAGAAGAAGATCACTAAGGTCATCTTTTATCATTCCCTTGAAACCACATTGATAATCAGAAATCTCATGACCAAAAAAAGAACGTAATAAAAAATTATACAGTTTACTCTTCAACGTTTTAAAAAAAGGCCTTTGTAAACTTGAATCCCCCAGATAACGTGATCCAATCACCAATGAAGACCCATGCTTTAGATAATCAACAAGAGGCCCCAAAGAAAATAGATCTACGGGCATATCCATATCCATGAAAATAATAAAACTTCCCGACGAAATACGCCAAGCGCGCTTGATGGCTTCACCCTTCCCAATACGGGCATCAGAATGGATAACTCTTACATCAGGATATAAGTCAGATAGACCCAGGCTAATGGAATAACTGCGATCTGTGCTTCCATCCTCAGCAATAATTATCTCAAAAGAAATATCCGCGTCTTTCAGTGCTGTTCTCAACATTAAAATATTTTCTTCGATAATTTCAGCTTCATTATAAGCCGGAACGACCACAGAAACTATCGGAGACAAAGAACGTTCGAAAACCAAAGCCGGTCTAACTCATTTGTATGGTGATAATGCGTGTCCATCAGAGATATACAAGGCGTCAATAACAGGGAGAGAACATACTTAAAAGGATCAGAAAAAATTCTCTATTTAAAGAAAAAGGATTCAAAAAAAAACCCGTTATCACACGAAGAAATACAGGGTTCTAAAAACAAAAACTATCGATTGGAATAATAGGAACAGGGCGAAAATCAATCCATTTTTAGAATCTAACTTTAAATTAAGCTTTGATAATCCGAGAGCTGCAAAATAGCCTAAAGGAAGATTAATTAGCGCTCGTGATTTATCAAATGGATTCAAAAATAAGAATAATATAGACGTTAAAAAGACCAAAAGACGCAGGAATTTTGAGACATCCCTTTCATCGCTCTGCCCACTTAGATAGTATGCAGAAAGCAACCATGGGACAATATTTGATAATGCGCCAGCATAAACGAAATTTACCGCTTTAAAAGTATCAATAAATAGAGATAAAGTTACCAGATTTAAATATGGTCGAATGCTATTCGTGGATAGAAGAAAAAATACGGGAAGTATAAGAACAAGTCCAGATACCAAAAATTTTACCAGAAAACGGTAATAATCACTATAACTGTTTTCCTTCAACTTAATGACTAAAAACGGGATAATTACAATACAATACTGAAAAAAAGTCCAAGGATGGACGAACAAGACCATAAAAAATAGGGCAATGGAAAAATATCCAGTCCATACAGCCTCTCTTTTAAGACTTGAAAATAATAAGCCTAATGAAAAAAACACTAAGCATAAACCTAGCAAATTAGATAAAGGATATAGATAAATCCCAAGGAGAAAATTGGCTCCGGAGGATAACAGGAAAGAAGACAGGACAGCTAAATCATTTTTACCATAGGACTGCCTTACAAAGTAATACATCGAAAAAACTAATAGCATGAAAAGCAAAATCGGACTGTACATAATGAAAGAAACTGACTTTATATGAAAAATCGACTGCAGAATAAAAACTACCATTAAATAAGCAGGTCTAGAACCGCTCATCTCTCGAAAAATGCTTGTCCAATCCGACCGGATAGTATCAACTACTCTTGCCCTTAGCATTAAATCAGGACTCAGAACCTCTTTAGCGGGATTGATAGTGGAAAAATAGGGATAAATTGGAATGAATATGGATAATAATAAAGCTGAAACGAAGAAAAATCGGGAGCCAATTAGGGGTAGATGATTAATACTTGTTTGATGTATCCTTTTGTTGAATAAGTTGTCTTTTTTATACCAGTTGATTATCCGTTTTGGGATCCAACCAAACAAAAAAAGGAGGACCAAGAGGGGTGAAAAAAGAGAGAATAAATAATATATTTGTTCTTCCATAATGGCTATGTTTAAAAAAATGGAAGATAAGCCTAAGGGAACAAATATAATCCAATTGATTAAAGAGAATAATTCTATAATGAATAATAAAA is a genomic window containing:
- a CDS encoding KEOPS complex subunit Pcc1 gives rise to the protein MSENSFKPETRVKITLPYKDPETASSIRQATMPDNQESPLGVTLKTITEGATLEITIKADAIITLIATLDDLLSCIQAAEKALHEID
- a CDS encoding zinc-ribbon domain-containing protein encodes the protein MYNLAALHPKLAKEWHLTRNGDLTLYQVTPGSSRKVWWRCSQEHEWEAAINSRTSGNGCPECYKEDRCGIYRKARAHYEI
- a CDS encoding 30S ribosomal protein S3ae; this translates as MSRAVRDKWRRKEWYNIYLPRYFGETKVGETPSGDPSKIMGRVYNTTLAAITGDFSQEYLKMYFQIIGIEENTAQTVFKGHEYLRDYLRSLVRRRSTKVDGFFRVDTIDGYRLKLVITALTNTRIQTSKEKAIRDIMRDVVNEKIKTLDFGQIVHEVVLGKLASDVYNEARKVTAIRHIGVRKSELLGMPS
- a CDS encoding nucleotidyltransferase domain-containing protein translates to MDPRREVAREAARLLYTKASEEYVHAKERAARSLGVKIMPSNHEVATELDLLAEELEGKTRMELIITMRRLALRLMRVLSDVNPVLRGSVWRGTARKGSDIDIDVYSNDLVEVKRLLEDSGYNVTGFNEKVVMGGRAISRSTHILVRLKEDIEGEVVGRPIEEKGLDVRCEVYGDVKKGIRLLGLEKLMNTDPLRKFVPRRRYR
- a CDS encoding DUF2095 family protein gives rise to the protein MEKKKFRELFPHLAYELVNGKSVADQKNEPIGPKRFPQVNRKWEGYDPDIIDFIRRCKIPEQVTQIIDYMSKQGKVSPEIAEKLVIQLEEKGIRSFGKYKQKGFYHRNTR
- a CDS encoding glycosyltransferase is translated as MVFERSLSPIVSVVVPAYNEAEIIEENILMLRTALKDADISFEIIIAEDGSTDRSYSISLGLSDLYPDVRVIHSDARIGKGEAIKRAWRISSGSFIIFMDMDMPVDLFSLGPLVDYLKHGSSLVIGSRYLGDSSLQRPFFKTLKSKLYNFLLRSFFGHEISDYQCGFKGMIKDDLSDLLLSVEDSVYFFDTELIIKAIRAGLSVRELPVSWREPEGRVSKVTLSDEIVMIFRLVSFLLSN
- a CDS encoding 30S ribosomal protein S15 gives rise to the protein MVGKNAYMRGRSRSTRPVSKRPPNWVIYQPDEVKALIINLAREGKPQSEIGNILRDKYGIPLVKSIVGYGIHRVLQEAELAPRIPEDLYNLMVRSTKLRRHLDRNRKDFSNKRGLQNTESKIYALTRYYKKRGMLPEDWRHRDEIVTI
- a CDS encoding sugar phosphate nucleotidyltransferase — its product is MKAVILAAGRGERLRPLTETRPKQLLPVGGLPLLEWSLRGLSEVGINEALIVTHYMEDKIKDQLGDGSRLGISINFAHQDEVKGTAHAFALGKDFVGDDEFIGFYGDGFIAVESFKAVLDAHETGETTLGVIPIDDPSRLAAVELDGDYVIRLLEKPQQGETSSKLANTGIYLFNSEIFDHIRDTGISSRGEYEVTDSIGLLIESGANVKAAILPANGWMDVGHPWDLLEANARALNGLVSSVSGDIEENVSIYGPVHIGKGTRIRSGTYLEGPIYIGACSDIGPNCYIRSYTSIGSGVRIGNACEIKNSIVMDSSHIAHLSYFGDSVIGAGCNFGAGTITANIRFDKKYIKMNLKGSRVNSGCRKFGVVVGDSSQTGINVSLLPGIKVGSEAWVAPGLIVDEDVPSGYFLKKGECVLRNDMES
- the glmM gene encoding phosphoglucosamine mutase; translation: MKLFGSSGIRGIANVDITPLLVQKVGTAIASMFEGGAVLIGKDTRLSGEMIELALSSGFVSSGLVVGTLGVIPTPVVAWLTREMQAEAGVSITASHNPPQYNGLKIFDSTGMAYTMKKQERLEELVQKGEFTTSEWNRVGHVEAMDLKRLYIEAISNLIEAPLERRIICDLFNGATTTIAKDLFEELGSQTIMINAQPDGYFPAGNPEPNKESLERLGKMIRDSGAEIGFGFDGDGDRMIPVDENGVTPSPDRVLAAYAGYIVRANGGGTVVTHVGASMSVEEAVEEAEGSVIRTKVGDVHVTEAMLETGAIFGGEPIGAWIHPDVHFCPDGILSAIRLIQALDSEEKTLSQFVSGIPAYPIYRAKVSCQNLKKQAAMDSISNIETEFGEVTNISKVDGVRFQLEDGWVLIRPSGTEPFIRITVEAHDEERAKGLLETSKKFVQLVLGGLK
- a CDS encoding DHH family phosphoesterase, which gives rise to METLNYHVIRGDPIRIVTHNDADGVAAGGILSQLARRLSARFKTTCEKRVDENMVRSVAAEKPPLVLFSDLGGAYLDMFEEHLKESQIIVLDHHLPVEIEAPNIIHINPLLHGLDGAQGISGAGVSYFLAKLVDNKNADLSPLGIVGALADRQDKGEKKSFLGMNTVIESDAKRLDLVETHNDLIFYGHETRPLARACAYTTIPFIPGLSGREDRCLALLKEAGIELKNKGRWRALRDLSEEEKRTLFSAITKHMVYEGCDANAVHDLVGTIYTFKGEEPWTAVRDGREFASLLNACARMGHPSIGLSICMGDRNDALKDAAEILKGYRHKIGKYLNWVRQADRIEERTHIYTLVADNDIDERIIGVVSSILLSTGILKKYKPIISSARADGDLIKVSARATDDMAKLGLDLGEVMMKAAEPHEGRGGGHNIAAGAFLPEADQEEFLQRVDVLVGEQFQA
- a CDS encoding redox-regulated ATPase YchF, yielding MAGIVGLVGKANVGKSTFFAAATLKAVDIAGFPFTTIKANKGVGYLHSPCVCNEFGVKDEPVNSACVDGVRLIPVDLIDCPGLIRGAHQGKGLGNQFLDEVRRADALIVVVDAAGETDDNGQSILPGTHDPIEDVRMLEAEFDLWLTRILRKDWERVARTAQAAREEIGRHLEEKLTGLGMNRFHIAKAVEERGLNANDALSWSHNEITAFASGLRKASKPLIVAANKADKGPAEENVQSLRDAGYHVIPTCAEAELSLRRATAAGLINYTPGDGDFEIPNPEKLSGGQTKGLQLIRERVLDNWGSTGVQEVINSAFFTLLDMIPIYPVEDSDKLTDHQGRVLPDCFLVSRGTTTKQFASLIHTDLGESFIFAINARTKKRMGEGHALNKDDIIQIVAAKSRR